A window of Hevea brasiliensis isolate MT/VB/25A 57/8 chromosome 14, ASM3005281v1, whole genome shotgun sequence contains these coding sequences:
- the LOC131173194 gene encoding probable glutathione S-transferase, with amino-acid sequence MAVAEEVKLFRNWSSPFGLRVVWALKLKGIEYDEELEDLSNKSPLLLQYNPVYKKIPVLVHNGKPICESLLIIEYLEETWKQTPLLPEDPHQRAMARFWAKFGDEKVFETMRFGILLKQGKEQEEAIVSTIENLKYLEEELKGKKFFGGETIGLVDIALGWLAYHFNVVEEIIGVKLIEQQKFPLLVAWMEEFSNIPTIQESWPPRDKLFHRFAGFRKAALGEEHTPK; translated from the exons atGGCTGTGGCAGAAGAAGTAAAGCTGTTTAGGAATTGGTCAAGTCCATTTGGATTGAGAGTGGTGTGGGCACTAAAACTGAAGGGGATTGAGTACGATGAAGAGTTGGAAGATCTTTCCAACAAGAGCCCCTTGCTTCTGCAGTATAATCCTGTTTACAAGAAGATTCCTGTACTTGTTCATAATGGAAAACCAATCTGTGAGTCTCTTCTCATTATTGAATATCTGGAGGAGACTTGGAAACAAACTCCATTGCTTCCTGAAGATCCACACCAGCGAGCCATGGCTCGCTTCTGGGCTAAGTTCGGTGATGAAAAG GTCTTTGAAACAATGAGATTTGGTATTCTCTTGAAGCAAGGAAAAGAACAAGAAGAAGCAATAGTTTCAACCATAGAGAACTTGAAATATTTAGAAGAAGAGCTAAAGGGAAAGAAATTCTTTGGAGGAGAGACCATTGGACTAGTAGATATTGCATTGGGTTGGCTTGCTTACCACTTCAATGTAGTTGAGGAGATAATTGGTGTGAAATTGATAGAACAACAAAAATTCCCATTATTAGTGGCATGGATGGAAGAATTCTCAAATATCCCAACAATCCAAGAAAGTTGGCCTCCAAGAGACAAACTCTTTCATAGGTTTGCTGGCTTTCGTAAGGCTGCCCTTGGAGAAGAACACACACCAAAATGA